In Cicer arietinum cultivar CDC Frontier isolate Library 1 chromosome 7, Cicar.CDCFrontier_v2.0, whole genome shotgun sequence, the genomic window aacattattaattattaatattaaaatattcaagcCATCTTTGAGTACTTTGAATTTTAGAATACTAATcattaaacaaaatttcaatGGTGTAACTATGCTAAATATACATACAGATTGAactaattaagattttaaaatgtcaattagTACACATGGATTCATTATAGACAAAATTTATTATGGACTATTTCTCAAAGATTAAAATTCATGTAGATAAAAAGAATCAGGTAGATCATGAATCTTTTTCTTTATACATTTTCTCATCATACATACTAAGAAAGTATAAGGTGCAACTGTTACAAAAACAACAgaatgcaacaacaacaaaaatcatagGTTGGTGCTTTTGTTGTGGACCATCATCAATTTTAGTAAACACTACAATGTATAATCTAATTGATAATCCAAGTAACAAATCATTCTAAGCCATTGCTTGAAGCAAGATCTCCCTCAATTGTcattaataaaacaattaacTAACCCAATTGCTAGCTCCATGAATAAAAACCTCAACTTTATAAtctcttaattatttttgaattaagcCTAAGTGGAAAGAATATCCATTAAGGAAGACCAAGTTCCTGTGACAGCAATAACAATCCCAAACAACACAATTGCTCCATCAAAAACCAAACACTTCCAACCCAATTCATCTTTGAACACCAAAAAGTGAAACAAAGCAGGAAACACAAAGCTAAGAATAACACAAATGCTACTCCCAACAAGTGACAAAAAATCAGCAAAATTAGGAACCAAAAGTGCCACCAAACACACCAAAAGCACCAACAACCACCTAAGCCATAAACAATACTTGGAATCACACAATCTTCTCTCAACAACTTCATAAACAGGATTCATCATTAATGGAAAAGTAAAAAAGAGATTAACACAAAGACCCAATTGAACCAAAGCACTTAACATTCCTTGTCCAAAATTAGTAGTAATAATCCCTTGAGTTTCTTCACCAAATGCAAAGTAACCTAAAGCAGCAAAAGCTCCATATAACAAAGAAATTATCACCATTCCCAAACCCAAAACACCACCAAATTTATCTTTATCTTTTGCTTCTGATTCCAAAGGCAAAACCATTCCTATTCCTTCAAAAGCATAAACAGCAACACCTAAACCATACAAAAATACAGATAAACCACCAAAAGTTTTCAAAGGTGGCCTATTTtccaaaaagacaaaaatatccTCAATCATAACAACTCCCATGGCTCCCATATCAACAACATCAGCAAATATGCTTAAAGGAGCCAAATGGGTCAAACTTGGAATTGCATTCAAACCCAATTGAAAAGGGAAACAAGCCCAAATGAACAAAACCTTTGGTGTGAGACCAAACATTGATGATGATGAACTTGAAAGATATACCAAAGTAGTTGATATGAAAATAAGGTAACTAACACAAAAACCACATTGTGAAAGCACAACCATGAAATCAATGCAAATTTTTCCAAAAGGGCCACTTGTTGCATAACCCAAATCACCAAAAGAATTGATTTTTGGGAACCCAATGATTGATTCAAGCCTTCTACGAGTTTGGACAAGGAGCATCATGCAGTGGTAAGTGAGAAAAGCAACAGAGAAAAGCATGACCAAACCCATTATCCATCCTGTTTTTTTGAAACTATAAGGGAGACCAAGAACTCCAGCACCAACAATTGATATGAAGATGTTTGCAAAGGTTTTGAGTTTTGAGGAAAGAGGAGGTGCATTAGAAAGAAGAGGGGTGTGTTGTTGTGATGATGAGGTGGTGGTTTCTGGATCAAACCCCATTGttgtttgttgttgtttctTCTGCAAATTAATGGAGATTGATGGGTTTCTTGCAGAAGAAGCAACaacaatatgaaaatatgaaaaatgagAAAATGTGTTCTAATGTTATGTTTATTTAGGTAATTAGGATAGAGGATGTGGTGTTACCTTAAGTCAAGGTTTGGCAAATGCTAATTTAGTAAGTAATTAAGAAAGGGTTATATATGGTCTATCAAAAAACCAACAACAATCATTGGTTATAAGtaaattagaaataattatGCTCGTACCAAACATTAAGATCCCATTTGTTactgttttttaaaaaaaaaaaaaaaatcatatttttaatataaataaccACTCGTAATTTCTATGcactttattctttattttttaatttgattgatgTTTTTGAGTCAATTAATGGTTAGTTTGTTCATAGCATTTCATTCATGATAATGTACATAATATATTAGTACATCAATTAAAAATTGGAAACTAATCGAAGATGATACTGCTCTAACTAGAGTATGGACAACCtcattatctttttttcttacaAATTCAACTCAACATAAGAATTTTTAAGTAAAGATCAATGTAAATAGACGCTTACAATCATTAATAACAATGTAAATTCAGCAGTGTCATCCTTATTGCTATGAAAGTAATCAAAATTCATCTAGAGTCCAACTCATAACCAATGAACCACGAATCTACTCTCCACCCCCTCACATATCTCACTCCCAATacacctaaaaaataaatttaccctttat contains:
- the LOC101494730 gene encoding amino acid transporter AVT3C-like, with protein sequence MGFDPETTTSSSQQHTPLLSNAPPLSSKLKTFANIFISIVGAGVLGLPYSFKKTGWIMGLVMLFSVAFLTYHCMMLLVQTRRRLESIIGFPKINSFGDLGYATSGPFGKICIDFMVVLSQCGFCVSYLIFISTTLVYLSSSSSSMFGLTPKVLFIWACFPFQLGLNAIPSLTHLAPLSIFADVVDMGAMGVVMIEDIFVFLENRPPLKTFGGLSVFLYGLGVAVYAFEGIGMVLPLESEAKDKDKFGGVLGLGMVIISLLYGAFAALGYFAFGEETQGIITTNFGQGMLSALVQLGLCVNLFFTFPLMMNPVYEVVERRLCDSKYCLWLRWLLVLLVCLVALLVPNFADFLSLVGSSICVILSFVFPALFHFLVFKDELGWKCLVFDGAIVLFGIVIAVTGTWSSLMDILST